A window of Pullulanibacillus sp. KACC 23026 genomic DNA:
ACGAAGCTTCGAAATGCAATTAAATTCTTAAGCAAAGGCGATAAAGTGAAAGCCTCTATCCGTTTTCGCGGTCGTGCGATCACACACTCTGAAATCGGTAGAACGGTTCTTGAGCGCCTTGCCAAAGAATGCGCAGAAGTGGGAACAATCGAATCCCATCCTAAGATGGAAGGCCGTAGTATGTTCCTAGTGCTTGCACCAAAGGTCGAAAAATAAACACTGTAGGAGGAACTGACCATGCCAAAAATGAAAACTCACAAAGGGGCTTCCAAACGTTTTAAGAAGACTGGATCCGGTAAATTAAAACGCAGCCACGCTTACACAAGCCATATGTTTGGTCACAAATCAGAGAAACAAAAACGTCATTTGGCTAAACCAGGATTGGTTTCTAAAGCTGACGAAAAACGCATCAAACAATTAATCAACAGCTAATTGAGTTGACTCGCTCGGGCGTATGGTTTTATGGATTTTTCACTCTGAGCGGACACAAAATATGAAATGATGAATTTGACTGGGAGGTCTTTAGAATGCCAAGAGTTAAAGGCGGTTATGTGACACGTCGTCGTCGCAAGAAAGTATTAAAGTTAGCCAAAGGTTACTATGGCGCTAAACATAAATTATTTAAAGTTGCTCAACAACAAGTATTCAAATCCTTACAATATGCTTACCGTGACCGTCGTGTGCGTAAGCGTGATTTCCGTAAGCTTTGGATTGCACGTATCAATGCTGCTGCACGCATTAATGGTC
This region includes:
- the rpmI gene encoding 50S ribosomal protein L35, with protein sequence MPKMKTHKGASKRFKKTGSGKLKRSHAYTSHMFGHKSEKQKRHLAKPGLVSKADEKRIKQLINS
- the rplT gene encoding 50S ribosomal protein L20, yielding MPRVKGGYVTRRRRKKVLKLAKGYYGAKHKLFKVAQQQVFKSLQYAYRDRRVRKRDFRKLWIARINAAARINGLSYSRLMFGLKQSGIDVNRKMLADLAIHDEKAFTELVNKAKSAINA